A region of Chelonia mydas isolate rCheMyd1 chromosome 7, rCheMyd1.pri.v2, whole genome shotgun sequence DNA encodes the following proteins:
- the NT5C2 gene encoding cytosolic purine 5'-nucleotidase isoform X4, which produces MSFRSMFQDVRDAVDWVHYQGTLKEKTLENLEKYVVKDGKMPLLLRRMNEVGKVFLATNSDYKYTDKIMTYLFDFPHGPKPGSSHQPWQSYFDLILVDARKPLFFGEGTVLRQVDTVTGKLKIGTYTGPLQHGIVYSGGSSDTICDLLGAKGKDILYIGDHIFGDILKSKKRQGWRTFLVIPELAQELHVWTDKSSLFEELQSLDIFLAELYKHLDSSSNERPDISSIQKRIKKVTHDMDMCYGMMGSLFRSGSRQTLFASQVMRYADLYAASFINLLYYPFSYLFRAAHVLMPHESTVEHIHVDINEKESPLATRNRTSVDFKDSDYKRHQLTRSVSEIKPPNLFPQTPQEITHCHDEDDDEEEEEEEEE; this is translated from the exons ATGTCGTTCAGGAGTATGTTCCAGGATGTGAGAGATGCTGTTGACTGGGTTCATTACCAG GGAACCCTCAAGGAAAAGACACTTGAGAATCTGGAGAAGTATGTGGTGAAAGAT GGGAAAATGCCATTACTGCTCCGCCGCATGAATGAGGTTGGAAAGGTGTTTCTTGCCACAAACAGTGACTATAAATACACAGAT aaaattatGACTTATTTGTTTGATTTTCCACATGGACCAAAG CCTGGAAGCTCTCATCAGCCATGGCAGTCCTACTTTGACCTAATCCTAGTGGATGCACGAAAACCCCTATTTTTTGGAGAAGGCACAGTATTGCGACAAGTGGACACT GTTACTGGCAAGTTGAAGATTGGTACCTACACAGGGCCTCTGCAGCATGGCATCGTCTATTCAGGCG GTTCCTCGGATACTATCTGTGACCTGCTGGGGGCTAAGGGCAAAGACATTTTGTACATTGGAGACCACATCTTTGGAGACATCCTAAAGTCCAAGAAACGTCAGGGCTGGAGGACCTTCCTGGTGATTCCCGAACTAGCCCAGGAGCTGCATGTCTGGACTGACAAAAGCT CCCTTTTTGAAGAGCTGCAGAGTCTGGACATTTTCTTGGCGGAGCTGTACAA GCATTTGGACAGTAGCAGCAATGAACGGCCTGACATCAGTTCCATCCAGAAACGTATTAAG AAAGTGACTCACGACATGGACATGTGCTATGGGATGATGGGAAGCCTGTTCCGTAGTGGCTCACGACAGACCCTCTTTGCCAGCCAGGTGATGCGTTATGCAGATCTCTATGCAGCATCTTTCATCAACCTCCTGTACTATCCGTTCAGCTACCTCTTCAGAGCCGCCCACGTACTG ATGCCACATGAATCGACGGTGGAGCACATTCATGTGGACATCAATGAAAAGGAGTCACCTCTGGCCACCCGCAACCGCACCTCAGTGGATTTCAAAGATTCCGACTACAAACGGCATCAACTGACCCGGTCAGTCAGTGAAATTAAACCACCTAACCTCTTCCCCCAGACTCCTCAGGAAATCACACATTGCCatgatgaggatgatgatgaagaagaggaggaggaggaagaggaatag